The Prionailurus viverrinus isolate Anna chromosome B4, UM_Priviv_1.0, whole genome shotgun sequence genome has a window encoding:
- the MGP gene encoding matrix Gla protein, which produces MKSLLLLSILAALAVAVLCYESHESMESYEIYPFTNRRNANTFISPQQRWRAKAHERIRERTKPPYEINREACDDFKLCERYAMVYGYNAAYNRYFQQRRGGK; this is translated from the exons ATGAAGAGCCTGCTCCTTCTCTCCATTCTGGCTGCCTTGGCCGTGGCAGTTCTGTGCTATG aatcTCATGAAAGCATGGAATCCTATGAAATTT atccCTTCACTAACAGGAGAAATGCTAATACTTTTATATCCCCGCAACAGAGATGGAGAGCTAAAGCCCATGAAAG GATTAGAGAAAGGACCAAGCCCCCCTATGAGATCAATCGGGAAGCCTGTGATGACTTCAAGCTTTGCGAACGCTATGCCATGGTTTATGGATACAATGCTGCCTACAATCGCTATTTCCAACAGCGCCGAGGGGGCAAATGA